In Spea bombifrons isolate aSpeBom1 chromosome 9, aSpeBom1.2.pri, whole genome shotgun sequence, the genomic stretch TCTACCCCCACGGCACTGACCACAATCTACCCCCACGGTGCTGGCCACAATCTACCCCCACGGCACTGACCACAATCTACCCCCACGGCGCTGGCCACAATCTACCCCCACGGTGCTGGCCACAATCTACCCCCACGGCACTGACCACAATCTACCCCCACGGCACTGACCACAATCTACCCCCACGGCACTGACCACAATCTACCCCCACGGCGATGGCCATAATCTACCCTCACGGCACTCACCACAATCAACCCCTACAGCACTATCTTCATGCATTTACCTTATCGATGGAGGGGTAATACACCTGCTGCGCGAATACAGGGAAGCAAATGAGCAGAGTCGCCGCGCTCTCCGTGCTGGGATTGCTCTGCGCGGTTCTCAGCGTGCACACAATTTCTTCCTTTTCATCTGGAAAACAGGAGAAGATCAGTAAACTCGCTTCGTCAgccaaaaaaccccacaaaaggGGCAAAGCTCAGTGGACTCTCACCATCTAAGCCATCCATTTATACCaagaacacacatatatatatattcatgcatgtgtacatacatatatacacgccTAAAAACTAAAGACGGGGTCAGAGAGCTGTAAATATCCGCAATGTGCACCGTGTGAGACGGGCTCCCGCGCTCATCTCGCTTCTGACCGGGTCTAACCCGCAGAGCTGACACATCCCGGGGAAGGGCGAAAACCTGACGGGGACGAAAACCTGAAATAGAGCTGAGCCGGCGGCCTGCCTCTTCCTACCGCCTAATCCTAAAAAAGATGTGTCCGTTTTTGTAGCTTTTGTGTATTCCATCTGTCTCCAGAACTCCCAAATTCTACGCACCGCTACAGAATGTTACGGCCACCCGAAGAATTCTACGGATTTTCCTCACAAACACGAGGATCTCCCACCAAAGGTTTATTACCAACATCCCTGCCAGTTCTGTGTGTTATGTGAGCCAATCAGAATTGCTCAGTCTTACTCACCCAACCTCTTCCTAGTGACCACAAAAATGAAGTCAGCATaccttcttttatttatttattacctaGAAGCGAGGGCCACATACAGAGAGAATGGTGTCCACACTTCAGCATGTCCTTGTAATCAAAAACCATGGTGTTCACCCAGGCGATGGGGCATCCCTAGCCAAAGGAAAGGACATTTGTGAGAATCTTAAAGCAGGTCACTGCTAAGCATCAGCGGCTAGTGGTCCCCCGGCTAAGCATCAGACGCTGGTGGTCCCCCGGCTAAGCATCAGACGCTGGTGGTCCCCCGGCTAAGCATCAGACGCTAGTGGTCCCCCGGCTAAGCATCAGACGCTAGTGGTCCCCCGGCTAAGCATCAGACGCTAGTGGTCCCCCGGCTAAGCATCAGACGCTAGTGGTCCTCCGGCTAAGCATCAGACGCTAGTGGTCCCCCGGCTAAGCATCAGACGCTAGTGGTCCCCCAGCTAAACATCAGACACTGGTGGTCCCCCGGCTAAGCATCAGACGCTAGTGGTCCCCCGGCTAAGCATCATACGCTAGTGGTCCCCCGGCTAAGCATCAAACGCTAGTGGTCCCCCGGCTAACCATCGGACGCTAGTAGTCCCCCCGCTAACCATCAGACGTCAGTGGCCCTGTAAGACATCAGATGCTAGCACTCCCAGCTAAGCATCAGCGGCTAGTGGTCCCCACGGCTAAGCATCGGACACTAGTGGTCCCCCAGCTAAACATCAGACACTGGTGGTCCCCCGGGTAAGCATCAGACACTGGTGGCCCCCCGCTAAGCATCAGACACTGACAGTCCCCCTGCTATACATCGGAACCtagtgcccccctcccccagctAAGCATCAGACACTGACAGTCCCCCTGCTATACATCGGAACCtagtgcccccctccccccgctAAGCATCAGACACTGGCGGCCCCCCTGCTAAGCATTGAATAGTGGCGGTCCCCCTGCTAAGCATTGAATGCTGGCGGTCCCCCTGCTAAGCATTGAATGCCGGCGGCCCCCGTTAAGCACCAGATGCTTGTGGTCTGTTGTCAGAGATCCTACACGTGGAGCCGGGGCATTGGAATCTGAAAGGGACTCACAGCTTTTTTTCTCTTGGTTGAGCtggccttcttctcctttttcacGGCACATAGGACCAGGCTGAGCCGTGTCATGCGTGGGAGGTCACGCACACAGATGTCAAACACCAATGTTTGATTCCACACGGGATCTGAGGCGGCGTGCACCTCCCTGCTGCTCACCACTGTGCACAGAAGTTCATTGCCGTGGTACAGACCGCTTTCCACCACCAGCTAGAAGACCAATCAGAGATTAGGAGCTGGAGTGAAAGCTCATCATTCAGACGGGGCCGTAATCCAGAATACTCGGTATATCCTAACAAAGTGTCACAAAAAGGTTCTGTGCTCGAGAACCGCCGAACCCAGCGTGTCTCTGATTTCTAGACCAGGAACCCCTTTTACTAAACATCCATGCGGGATAAAACCGGAGCACATTTCCATAAACTCAGAAAGAGACCCCATCACTGGGCCGGAGAGATCGAGACATTCCACACCACGTGTCCATGTAGCGGTCACGCCGCTTGAGGTATCTAGAACCACGTGCCTTCTCTCCCAGAGAATACATGTAACACTAGAGCCTTCCCCCAACAGACCCCCAACGCCCCCTAACCTTCAAGCGTTCATCAGCATTTACATTGCTTCCTTTTAAGAGGTGGATGAAAAAAGAATGATCCGTGTTCCAGATGGAAGAACGAtgctgctgaaaaaaaacacacaagagtACAAAGTATTTACGCTTCAGCTTCGCTCGAACCTATCAGTCGCGATCACTTCAACAACAGAGGTTGGGGAGCTGTCCGAGGATTGTGGGAGTTGCTTTAAAGATTATACGAAGCCTCATAAGTTTAACAGTACGAAGGTGACCCTCAGCCAGCGCTGTGCGGCGCTTACCCCCCCCCAGCTGGTCTCTCACCTCCGTAGCTGGTGGAGGTTGCCGTCTGTGGCGCGTTTTGGAGCCGGGGACCTTCaggtcttctggcttgtctggcatTGTCGATGACAAGGACACCAGCGTGAGGTGAGGGGTGCAGGGTCGACACAGACACTGCTTGATGTACTGGAAATCAGACAGATTACAGGAACCCGGATCAGATTttgttaaaagttaaaaaaatccGAATAATTATTAACGTGTAGAGAAACGAAAATGTCTGGTGGGAAGATCAGGAGACAAGGTGAGGAGGGAAGGTTGTGATGGAAGGTCGTGAGGGAAGATCGTGAGGGAAGGTCGTGAGGGAAGATCGTGAGGGAAGGTCGTGAGGGAAGGTCGTGAGGGAAGGTCGTGAGGGAAGGTCCAAAGAAAAGGTTGGGAGAAAGGTCTGGCGCCTAGATCATGAGGGAAGGTAGGTAGGGAAGGTCGGGAGCCTAGATCATGAGGGAAGGTAGGTAGGGAAGGTCGGGAGTCTAGATCATGAGGGAAGGTAGGTAGGGAAGGTCAGGAGCCTAGATCATGAGGGAAGGTAGGTAGGGAAGGTCGGGAGCCTAGATCATGAGGGAAGGTAGGAAGGGAAGGTCGGGAGCCTAGATCATGAGGGAAGGTAGGTAGGGAAGGTCAGGAGCCTAGATCATGAGGGAAGGTAGGTAGGGAAGGTCGGGAGCCTAGATCATGAGGGAAGGTAGGAAGGGAAGGTCGGGAGCCTAGATCATGAGGAAAGGTAGGTAGGGAAGGTCGGGAGCCTAGATCATGAGGAAAGGTAGATAGGGAAGGTCGGGAGCCTAGATCATGAGGGAAGGTAGGTAGGGAAGGTCGGAGCCTAGATCATGAGGGAAGGTAGGTAGGGAAGGTCGGGAGCCTAGATCATGAGGGAAGGTAGGAAGGGAAGGTCGGGAGCCTAGATCATGAGGGAAGGTAGGTAGGGAAGGTCGGGAGACTAGATCCTGAGGGAAGGTAGGTAGGGAAGGTCAGGAGCCTAGATCATGAGGGAAGGTAGGTAGGGAAGGTCGGGAGCCTAGATCATGAGGGAAGGTAGGAAGGGAAGGTCGGGAGCCTAGATCATGAGGGAAGGTAGGAAGGGAAGGTCGGGAGCCTAGATCATGAGGGAAGGTAGGTAGGGAAGGTCAGGAGCCTAGATCATGAGGGAAGGTAGGTAGGGAAGGTCGGGAGCCTAGATCATGAGGGAAGGTAGGAAGGGAAGGTCGGGAGCCTAGATCATGAGGAAAGGTAGGTAGGGAAGGTCGGGAGCCTAGATCATGAGGAAAGGTAGGTAGGGAAGGTCGGGAGCCTAGATCATGAGGGAAGGTAGGTAGGGAAGGTCGGAGCCTAGATCATGAGGGAAGGTAGGTAGGGAAGGTCGGGAGCCTAGATCATGAGGGAAGGTAGGAAGGGAAGGTCGGGAGCCTAGATCATGAGGGAAGGTAGGTAGGGAAGGTCGGGAGACTAGATCCTGAGGGAAGGTAGGTAGGGAAGGTCAGGAGCCTAGATCATGAGGGAAGGTAGGTAGGGAAGGTCGGGAGCCTAGATCATGAGGGAAGGTAGGTAGGGAAGGTCGGGAGCCTAGATCATGAGGGAAGGTAGGAAGGGAAGGTCGCGAGCCTAGATCATGAGGGAAGGTAGGTAGGGAAGGTCGGGAGCCTAGATCATGAGGGAAGGTAGGTAGGGAAGGTCGGGAGCCTAGATCATGAGGGAAGGTAGGTAGGGAAGGTCGGGAGCCTAGATCCTGAGGGAAGGTAGGTAGGGAAGGTCGGGAGCCTAGATCATGAGGGAAGGTAGGTAGGGAAGGTCGGGAGCCTAGATCATGAGGGAAGGTAGATAGGGAAGGTCGGGAGCCTAGATCATGAGGGAAGGTAGGTAGGGAAGGTCGGGAGCCTAGATCATGAGGGAAGGTAGGTAGGGAAGGTCGGGAGCCTAGATCATGAGGGAAGGTCTGCTACTCACTTTAAACCGACACAGGGGGTAGTTCCCGTAAATGTACTCCAACATCCCGTTGATCTGCAGGACGTAGTCCTCCGCACGTCCCGCAAACTTTTGGCCGGAAATGGTGGGTTTTTTCTTTAGCGCCATGTAGATGAGGGTTACCGGGGGATCCATCGGAGATACCCACGGGTAAATATATTCCTGTAAAGAACATACTAATACATAGCGAGGCGtcggaggggggaggcagacaGGGAACAGCAGGGAGAGGAGGCTCACCCGTCCTCTTGAAGATACAGGTTTGTGTGGGCCGATCCCAACACGCACTGGAAAAAGATCCCTCAACACCCTGTAAGCAGACCACCGGGCTTGCACTTCAGCTGCTTAGACTCTTCCTCAAAACCAAGAGTATCAGGGCCAGACGCTAAGGACGCGTCAGCGCTTGATCTGCGCATGAGCTGGTCGTTTAGCTAGCAAAATGCGCAGATCAATGGAAAACAGTTTGTGTGTGAAAAATGTTAAACGTCCCTTTAAACGCATATTGTTCCGACTTCCCGAGAGTGATGGTGCGAGTAACGATGTTCAGGTTAACCACCTAACCATAGAGAGAGCACTTTTCGGTACAGAGCAGCCCCGCCCCCGATGGTACCTCGCTGCCTTCAAACTTGACCTTAATCATGAGCGTTTTGCCGAACGTTATTCCTCGGGGTAACACGTCGAAAGGGGGTTCAAGTTGGAGGGGAAAGTTGGTTTCCATCGATTTTTTCCAGTCCATTTGCTGCCGGCGAACGGCTGCCTCTTCACACGCCTGGCGCATCGTACAGCGGAAATCATTTATTTCGGGGTCATCGAGCGCTTCAAATTCACGGAGGTCTGGATGGAGAGACAGGCGGTGGGTATTGGATGACACAATGTATCAGCAAGGCTATGTGAGTAAATGTCGGGCATGTAACCGGAGCCGATATCCTTGGCAGAATGAAACCGCACGACGGAGCTCCGGCAGAGCACGCTGGCCGGCAGCAAGCGATACGGAAAGTAAACAAGGCAGTGATTTTGGCTCGGTGCGAGAGGACACCTCCGTGTGCGCACTGATAcggtttatttttacattttggagtCTCACCTTTGCCAATAAGGAAGCTGATCTGAGAGTCCAGTAACTTTTCGGCTTGGTCGCCCTCCCTCACTACGAGCCGAAGTATGGGCAGGAAGGGCCTGACGTCACAGAAGCGCTGCTGCTCGTCCTCCAGCTCCTGCTCCTTCGCCGCCTGGTTAACGCAGGTGAACATGTACATGGAAGGAGGGCTGAGCATGTGAAAAAGCGGCTCCTCCTCTGCCCGTTGCCATAGCAGCTGAAAAACCAGGACACCATGGGGGACATTAGAACGTCATTCAATCTGTCATTTTGCTTGGGGTCGGCGCAGTGGCTCTGCTATTCTACAATTTGAGTCACAGCAATAATAACATGTCCTTCTCTGGACCCTCCGAACCACGTCCAGTATATAAACTACGActacacaaaaatacaaatatcaataaatccacgtaaacacaaataaacataagcataaatatatatatataaatatatacactataagtaaataaaaatagaaataaatcgaaataaacacaaatatatacatataaaaatacaaataagcaTATATAAcgctaaataaatacaaatataaataactaaagacataaaaatcaatatacCATAAGTAAAtagaaatttatataaatatattaactataaataaatacaaataaagatcaatataaatgaatacaacTAAACATCAATATAAATAAACCTATAAACTATaactaaaaatgcaaataaataaaaatttcaaTCAATACAAACATCTATAGAAATAAACCTATAAACTAtaactaaaaatacaaataaataaatgcaaataaacatcaatagaaataaaaacataactataaataaaaacacaaatatctaaatatataaaaatacacagaaatatataaatatataaaaatacacagaaatatataaatatataaaaatacacagaaatatataaatatataaaaatacacagaaatatataaatatatagcacaAAGTTTGACCAAAAAAATTAGAGAATAATACTTATCTTTCTGGgaacagcaaagaaagaggatatATGGATGTTTGGGGGGCTTTATATCTGCTCTGTTATGTTTTTGGTGCACTAAATTGTCGCAATATTTTAACTATTAAGTTGCTGTACCGTTTTTTTCTACAAGGGAGTGGTAAAGGTAGTTATAGCATAACATTCGCCTCCTGTCTCGTGACAAAATCATATCCGTAACAATCCCTTCGACATCTCAACGCTTGACTAATAAGAGCAAAGGACAACTTAACACACACTAGTGCCGATCGCTGCCACAGAggaagctcattacagccaatactgtgaatacatttttttggccTGTGCTTCTTTTGATGTCTTTTTACCCCGTGTGTCAAACGAAAATATTTGCTCTTGCAGCTAATAGTAGAAATCAATCGATACGGTTAAATTGTGagataaatataattacatttacgaGTGGAAAAATCTAATAGCGTCAGAAGCCATCCCTATGGAAACGACAGTGGGCGTTATGATGTCATTCCTAAATTGATAGTATTCAGTGGAGTAGCATACTGGCTTCTTTTTACGCTACAGTCCGCATCTTAGCATTGAAAGGTGTGCATTGCCTGCGGCGCACCGAGTCCGCGCACGCGCACGGTGCACAGAATTTCTGCAGACGTGCCTTGGGTATTCTTGGCGAAGATGGTGTAAAACGGACACGTCCAAACAAATACGGCTTGTGTTCCGTAGattaaatgtttggtttttaagcATTTGCCACCTACGGTTTTACCCCACTCGGGGTACAGTCGGCGACACGGgtcaggctgtttggggtacaGAGAGCGCAGCGCTACTGGCGCTACAGACATGGAGGGGGACCCGCTCTACCTTCTTGATGTCTCCGAGGCTGGCGCCGTACGGCACAGGAAAGTTGAGGTAAATGCCGGTCGGCAGCAGGAAATCCACTGAAATTCTCTCCTCTTTGGAGCAGAGTTCCGCTGGGCAATAATAGCCGTGTGTCACCCGGCCCCCGGGCATCTGCCCCGCCAGCCCTGGCAAGAAAGAGGCGACATTTACATTAAGAAGCATGAAGCCACCTTCTGTATGGTaacatgtatgtttatttatacacGCACAGAAAacgtgtgtgcatatatatatatatatatatatatatatatatatatatatatatatatatatatatatatacatacatacacacattatatacaatatatacctatttttatatatctattcatATCTAACGTATCTTTACATGATCTCCATCTGCATCTCTTTATAGAAACACCGCCATTcacaagtttggggtcactcagctgtttttcatggaaaataatgacatttctggctgtaacatttatacatatatctacatttatctctctctctctctatatatatatatctatagttatatatttatacatatatgtgcatccatatatatatatatatatatatatatccacatttatctctctctctctctatatatatatatatttatacccatATGtgcacctatatatatatatagttatatatatatatatatatatagttatatagttatatatatatatatatacgtttatctctctctctatatatatttctatatacttATACCTACAGGTatgtatctaaatatatatatgtacatctatctctatatagctacatttatatttctctctctatatatatatatttttctctctcactctttatatctagttatatatttatacctgtatgtgcatttttatatatatatttatatctacatttctatctttctctctctatatatatatttctatatacttATACCTACAGGTatgtatctaaatatatatgtacatctatctctatatatctacatttatctatctctctctctatatatatatatatttatacccatATGTGcacctatatatatagttatatatatatatacgtttatctctctctctctctatatatatatatatatctatatacttaTACCTACAGGTatgtatctaaatatatatatatgtacatctatctctatatagctacatttatatttctctctctatatatatttatacctttatatatttttctctctcactctttatatctagttatatatttatacctgtatgtgcatttttatatatatatttatatctacatttctatctttctctctctatatatatttctatatacttATACCTACAGGTatgtatctaaatatatatgtacatctatctctatatatctacatttatatttctctctctatatatatttatacctttatatatttttctctctcactctttatatctagttatatatttatacctgtatgtgcatttttatatatatatttatatctacatttctatctttctctctctatatatatttctatatacttATACCTACAGGTatgtatctaaatatatatgtacatctatctctatatagctacatttatatttctctctctatatatatttatacctttatatatttttctctctcactctttatatctagttatatatttatacctgtatgtgcatttatatatatatttatatctacatttctatctttctctctctatatatatatatttctatatacttATACCTACAGGTATGgatctaaatatatatgtacatctatctctatatatctaCATTTATCTATctctttcaatatatatatacacacacagcagcATAATATATGTGTCTGGCTGTACATGAATGTTTCTGGAAAGACCCACCTTCTTCCCTGCCATACATATAGATAGGGTTTGTGTAGTGTTTAGGGGGACCCCCCACTTCCTTTCCCGCCATGATCACTTATTAATTATCTATAGAAATTGTTATGGGGGGCCACCCCGCCCACCTCGTCCTCTctcctgccactgactggctgtctgaagcaaccaatcagtgctgAGAATGCTCAGGTCCCGGAAAAGGCGGGCAGTGTAGCTCTGAGGCGGTACTGGGGCCTCTAATGTGAAAAGTTACCTGAGGGGCTGCCGagtacattaaccctttattcaCCCTCCATTTCCTTCACACCCAGTGAATGCCAGGAGATTCCATTGGCTGAGCTTCAGGGGCAACTCAACCCCACCAGCAGGAGCAACTCAACCCCACTAGCAGGAATTACACAACCCCACCAGCAGGGGCAACACAACCCCACCAGCAGGGGCAACTCAACCCCACCAGCAGAAATAACACAACCCCACCAGCAGGGGCAACTCAACCCCACCAGCAGGAGCAAATAATGGTTTCCACCAGCAGTAATAATGGATTCCACCAGCAGTAATAGGTGAACCACTTGCTTATTCCACACATGTTCaaatgtttgttgtttttttaattgtttaaccttttctgctgggtggctcttccacttatctgccaccctctcaacATGGGAAAGCCTGCTGTgacatagggctgcaacaaataatcataaaaatccataataattgataattaaaattaacgattttcattatagattttatttattatatgatgAGGGTTTTTTACGAGCAAAATGCTCCAAAAAATatcccttgttttataatccgacctcaaaacagacgtctgactacaagactatgATCccgatccccgcagcgctgctggatcctcctctccggcagccagtggacgtctccTCTACTGCCCTCCACTTCCCCTGGGGCTTCTATTgtggagcgccggcatcacatgaccttcctggtgctccatcatagaagctccagcggtAGCgcctggcagcagcagaggtttgtctacatgcagacgttcactggctgcccccacaagacaccagggagtctggagcaccgGGGacaagtcggggggggggcgagtggcatgtaggggggtataaggcatatctggggtgcagAGTAGCAACACGTGGgacagattggcaaataaaaacaagaaatgctttttttctcaatcatagtttttattaaatatgaaaaaacagtttccatgtgaattaatatttttcacaatatattttttatgaaaacctagagaaatactgtgtttgggtACTTGTCCGTAAAATAAGGCAGCGATTAGAGAAAGAGGTAAGTGTTGTGCGCAGAGTACAATGACAGGTTCATGGAAACGTGGTTTATTCTCCAGTTTGTTTtaaacacccagtttgttcgtTAAATTGCATATTGGTTTTTGacccgattaatcgatgataaAAATAACGGTTAGTTGCAGCCTCGCAGTGACGTCATGTTTTTGGCGTTATTCATGTTATTGTGATGTAAGGTTTGGATAAACTGTGTCCAGCACCACGCGTGTccctttatcatttaaaaattaataacGATACGCCGCGGTAATAACGATACGCCGCGGTAATAACGATACGCCGTGGTAATAACGATACGCCGCGATAATAACGATACGCTGCGGTAATAACAATACGACACGGTAATAACGATACGACACAATAAATAACCATTCCATGCGTCTGCGCTGCAGTAGTAACTACGCGATGCATCTGCACCGCAGTATATAACGCTACGACGCGGTAATAACCATACCATGCGCCACGGTAATAACGATACGACGCCGTAATAACCATACCATGCGCCACGGTAATAACGCTACGACGCGGTAATAACCATACCATGCGCCACGGTAATGACCATTACGTGCGCCTGCGCCACGGTAATAACGATACGACGCCGTAATAACCATACCATGCACCGAGGTAATAACGTTATGACGCGGTAATAACCATGCGATGCACCTGTGCCTCGGTGCGTGTGTGTTCAGGCGCGGTGCGTCATGGGGCTGTACTAGTTAATGTAGTGTAGTCGCAGGACTGCACAATCCAgaagctgaaagggttaagcggCATCATTCAAGGAGTCGGCGACTGGACTCCGCGTACCGTCGGTGTGTCGCAGGAAGCAGCGCAGGGAGCACTCCGGTGAGAAGGAATTGAACGGGCTCCTGAACCACGGGCAGCCGTGTGCCGGGCGAACGAACACACGTCTGAAGACAAGTAAAACCATCTGAACCTCTTGGCGCCGTTCCCACTGCTTACTGAAGGAGCCCTTTGTGAATAAGGTGCCTCTATAACCACAGTCTGCCCGGTTCCAGGGAAAACCAACGCaaagactgtaagctcttgggagcAGTTACGGGAATTCTCAGATTCATAGACGGCAGGAAGCGTTCTGAAGGAGTCCTCCTCCCGACGGGTGAAAGTAGGGACGCGTTACCTGGAGGTAGCTCACCAGATCCAGAAACCAGCCGGGACTTAAATGTTCCATGAAAGGACCTTCACCGGCGCGCCTCGCCCCACCAAGAGTCCAAAGCACCCCCTTCCC encodes the following:
- the LOC128504295 gene encoding phosphatidylinositol 4,5-bisphosphate 3-kinase catalytic subunit delta isoform-like; translated protein: MPGGRVTHGYYCPAELCSKEERISVDFLLPTGIYLNFPVPYGASLGDIKKLLWQRAEEEPLFHMLSPPSMYMFTCVNQAAKEQELEDEQQRFCDVRPFLPILRLVVREGDQAEKLLDSQISFLIGKDLREFEALDDPEINDFRCTMRQACEEAAVRRQQMDWKKSMETNFPLQLEPPFDVLPRGITFGKTLMIKVKFEGSELNDQLMRRSSADASLASGPDTLGFEEESKQLKCKPGGLLTGC